Genomic segment of Panicum virgatum strain AP13 chromosome 2K, P.virgatum_v5, whole genome shotgun sequence:
aaagtgcgaCTGAGCATCCTGAAAATTGACCAAAACAAAAGTCAAGGACCAGTGGCCATGATCTAAACCAGGTTCTTAGAAAACAAGTGATCGGAGATGAAACGGGAGCTGAACAAAAGTGaagtgtactccctccgttacaTATTATAAGACATcacaagaatcttggagagtcaaaacaatcttaagtttgaccaagattatagagagaaatataaagatttatgatatcaaattgatgtactatgaaaatatagctaataaaaaatctaatgatacttagtttatataataaatattattgttttattatataaatttggttaaacataaaaatttttgactctccaagattgttggaatgtcttataatttggaacggagggagtacttgttAATTCATTTGGTAAGTTACATCAGCCAGCGGTGATTGGTGGTTATGGTCTGCTGGGTCAAAATGGATCCTCATCACCGTCCACCGTTTGGTTAGCTAATCTATTTGATCACGAAACACTTCGAACTTCTCGAGTAAACTCCGCTTCCATTCCTCAAATCGAAGTCTAGGCATCTGTACGCTTGCAGATCGAAGAAAGCAGAAACCATATCCCACAATCTTCTTGAAAAAACCTCTGCTTTTCGTTGCCATGGACACCAGCAGCGCCAGCATGCACTTCGTGATGGTGCCATGGCTGGCCTTCGGCCACATCCTCCCCTTCGCGGAGCTCGCGAGGCGCATAGCTCTGCAAGGCCACCGGGTAACCCTCCTCTCCGCGCCGAGAAACACCCGCCGGCTCATCGCCATCCCTCCGGATCTCGATGGCCTTGTCCGCGTCGTGGACGTCCCGCTGCCGCGCGTCGAGCGCCTGCCGGAGGACGCCGAGGCGACCATCGACCTCCCCTCCGACGACCTGCGCCCGTGCCTGCGCCGGGCCTTCGACGCCGCGTTCTCCGCCAAGCTCTAGGACATCCTGCGGGCGCCCACGAGGCCCGACTGGGTCCTCATCGACTACGCGGCGTATTGggcgcccgcggccgcggcgaggcacGGCGTGCCGTGCGCGTTCCTGAGCATGTTCGGCGCCGCGGCGCTCGGCTTCCTCGGGCCCCCGGCGACGCTCGATGGGCGCAAACGTTCTGATGCGCACAGCGGCCCGTGCCCACGCGGGAGCCAACGGTTACGATTAATCCTAGCACATCAAGATTCGTGCCCTCACATTCTTTGATTGCCTAGCTGGAAACGGTAATTTTAAGCATAAGCTTCAGGTGGTCTCCTCAAAAGTCAAAGCAGGGGCagccgccggggggggggggggggggggggggaaggggggggggtggggtggggtgggggggggggggtggaggtTGGCGGGGGCGGGGTCCGGGTGGTGGAACTTCGGGTTTCCTAGTGGGAACTGGTAGACTTCTGGTTTCATGGATATGCTCGCTTCGAGAAATTTCGAGAGCAGTATGAGGGAGAAATGGCTTCTATCTGTTTGATATTAGGGGATATTTAGGGGTTTAACGGGAGCGAGAGCGCcagaagggaagcggcggcaTTGTTGTGGAGAAGGTAGAAGAGGGGAGCTGATCATCTGCCAGGAATATTGCCATCTACGAGAAGAGGTATGAAGATTTTACAGTCTTGCTTTTTTACCGACTTAAGTTGGCATGTTCTGCTGTGGGTTGCTTTATCCATTCAGAGATACGCTTCTGTAGATCAAGCCGGAATTCGGATACATGGGAGAGGCAGCGCAGATTTGGTTGCCGCACCCTCGCAGTGATGAGAATGAGCTGCGGGACCAAGAGTTGGTCGTGAATGCCTCCGTAATAGAAAGATCGCCTAAACCGAATATTATGTATGGTATTTTTAAGCTCAGACAGTAGATTGCTGGAATGGGGAGATGATAGGAATTCATTTTTGCTGATGCTTTTGCAGTAGGCGGGCAATAAGTGGGCCAGATGCGAGAATGGCACCTTGGGAAGAAAGTGCAGTAAGTAGAGCATTGCGAGGAGCACAAGGGAGGAGTAATAAACCTGTCTTTGAGCCTGTCCTAGGTGCTTCTTTCAACAGCTGTGAGGAGGCAAAGGACTTCTACAACTTGTATTCATGGGAGATTGGTTTTGGGATTCGGTATGGAAGAAGCAGGAAAAATTCAAACAACTATCGGACGAGGCAAGATCTGGTTTGCTCATGCCATGTGAGAAAGTAGTATCATGTACGTTGTTGTAAAGGATATTTTGTTTTACGGGATAAACATACAATGTGTTCCTGAAATTTAGGGCCAAAGCGCAGCAGGAAGCAGGAAAACATGTCGCAGAGGCTGCCCAGCTATGATAAGGTTGTTGCGGACTCAAGATCATGGTTGGTATATCAGCAGATTTGTGCAGGAACATAACCATGACTTGTCAGAGAGTTACGCTGAGAATAAGCAGTGGAATTCTCACAGCCAAATAGATGCATTAACAAAGGATTTTATAAGGAGACTAAGGAATAACAATGTGAGCATTGGACGTGTGTGCTCTATTCTTGGAGTGGGTGGGAGTGGTGAACCTGCAGCGTTAAGAAAAGAGACAGTAAGAAATGTTTGTACCAAGTTGTCACAGGAAAATATGAGAAATGATTTGGGTAAGACACTTGACTTACTACAGCAGATGAAGGATGCAGATCCTGAAATGTCAGTAAAATTCAGAGTTGATGCAGAAGGGAGGCTACAGTCCATGTTGTGGTGCATGGGAAAAAATAAGAGTGACTATGAACAGTTCGGGGATGCTATAACTTTTGACACCACTTACATGACAAACCTTTACAAACTGCCTTTTGGTCTGTTTGTAGGAGTTAACAATCATTTCCAATCTGTGATATTTGGAGGTGTGCTGTTGACTACAGAAAGTGCATCGGATTTTGAGTGGGCTTTCAGCACATTTGTGAGCATTATGGGAGGCAAATATCCTAGAACAATATTAACAGGTACAGTAGCTTGGTCGTTATGGGTTGTCTTGTTTTTTCCATTAATCTAGTGGAGTACTATTCGTATGTCTTCATTTTTTTAGGTTTACCTTACATTTTTTGGGGGATGTTCTTTTTGTGATAATACAGATCAGTCTGCAGCTATGGCCAGAGCTATACGGACAACCTTGAAGCACACACGACATCGGTGGTGTAGATGGCACGTGTTAAAAAAAGCAAAGCAAAAGCTAGGAAATGCGTACTCGAAGTACAGTGGTTTCAAGAAAGAATTCAACAAGCTGATCACAGACGAGACATGTAAAGATGATTTTGAATTGAAGTGGGTGAGCTTAACAAGGAAATATAATCTACGGGACAACGAGTTCATGAAGAGATTGTTCTACTACAGAAGGATGTGGGCAAAGCCGTACTTCATGGATGTGTTTTGTGCTGGAATGACTAGTACGCAACGAAGTGAAAGTGCTAATCACATGTTGAAACAAGTTATACAACGTGAAGCTCCAATGCACCAGTTTGTTGCTAAGTTCAATGAATTGCTAACAACAAGAACTGATGATGAAGGCAAGCAGATACACAGAACAAAACAGGTATCTACACATCTATATGCAATATTTATACTTTGATGTtaatttttatttggtaatttgATGGCCATGTATGACTTGTTACAGATAACCAATAAGTTGCGGTTGGGGGTCCCTATTGAAAGACATGCACAGGAGATATACACTCGGGCTATATATGAGAGGTTTTGTTATGTATTGTACAAATCCATGGACTGTGTAATCTTGAGTCGTACCAATGGGAATAGGTTTGTTGTGATGCACTCAAAGGATATAAATAAAGATGAGAGGAAGGAATATGTAGTTTATTTTGATGTTGGCAGCATAATAAATTGTAGTTGCGGACTTTTTGAGCACATGGGTATGGTATGCCGTCACTCCCTTAAGGTACTGCTCTTGCATATTACAATTGGTATTCGGGTGCACTTTTTGTATGTATTACGTGTTTTCAGAGTGCTAATGGTTTTTTTTTCCAATTAGGTTCTTGTTTCTCTAGACCAGTATGAGATTCCGCCAGGCAACATTATGCATAGATGGACAAAGGCTGCATCGAGGGACTTTGCAAGGAATGAATTGAGGAAGAAGGCAGGCCCGATGTTTGATGAGACCGATAAAATGAGGAAGAAGTTGCTGCTCGAAACAGTATTTCAGTTGGCAAATAGCACAGTATCTCTCCCAGATGATGTCTTCTTAGGAGCAATGAGAGCTTTAGGCCATGGGTCTGCAGCGAAGGAAACGATGGAACGAAAGCTAAGTGGTGATCGGTATAGCACAGTAAGAGAAAATAATAATACACTACCATCTATGCTTCCGGCTCGTATTTCTAAGGGTGGGAGACCAGCTAATACATGTATGAATTCATACCTTGCTGAAAGCAGTAGATATGGAGTAAAAAAAGCCAAGAAGAGGGGAATCGTAGATCCATTGGATGAAGAAGGACCAATTTCAAAGTTTCCTAAGATGCACTGAAAATGGAATGTTTTCTCCCCCCCCAGACACACACCCCCCACGTGTGTCGTGCTTCAACTAGATATATGACTTATTGTATTATTAAGTGGATTGGATTATGGAAGCGGTACTGCAGAACTATGGTTGAGACTTTTCATTAATGCGTGTCAGTGATTTGTGTTTTCAGATTTATAATGGTTGACATTGTTCGTATTTTACTTAAAGTATTTGTCTACGTAGTTAAAATTACATTTCATGTATTGGATTACTGCTACAGGGGAGTTGCGCGTCGATACAAGGCGCACGTTCCTCATGATAgtgttattttttttaccataatAATAGTACAGATGCGATGTATTCATAAAGATACACTTTTAACATACATACGGAGGATTGCAGAAAGTAGAGCAGTTTCTCTAGTTGTTAACTACAAGCCGCATTGCAAGTAATACGGGTTCTAAGTGGTACATATCATGCATCAGGTAGAAGCATGTTATAGTAGTTGTAGCAGGTCACTGAGCTTTACTGGGTTTTCTTGTCTATCCAAAAGTAGCGAAAACATAGCTGCTTTACTTGCACAACCCACGGCGACGTTGCTGATTTCCTACAATTCGAAATGTTTGATTGATATATTATTTTTCGAAAAGTTCAAATTGAAATGACTGTGTTTAATCATTACATTCATACTCACCTGTTTAGACTGATCAGTTGTTCTTGAATTCAGCTCTGAGAACACATCGTTGCGGAAAATTGTTCCGTCGAACAGCAGAGCATATAAGCAGGCTGCAAATCCATTGCCTCTGTAGTGTACAAGTCAATTTAATTTTTTGGGTGATGAAAAGTACAAATATGCTTCAAGCCTTTTTTTTCATGGATTTTGTTTTGCTACAAACAAGATAAGGAGCAAACCTAAGGGCTTGTAAAGTTTCGATACGGTCAAATTTGAATGTCCATTCTGCCACTTTTGCCGTTTTCGTCACACTGGCATCATTTATTATGTCAATCAGCTCGTCGAGGAGTATGATACCTATTTGCTTCACACTGTCCTCCTCGATAACATCATTTCCTGATGTACAGTGTGGCATTTGAATGTGGATATGTTTACTTTTCATGTTGAATGCAAAGCAGTGCCAATTGTCTTTTATCAGGATTGGGAGGAATACCTGTGTGCCATTTTGTGAGTGCAATATAGGTTATCAAAAGAAGGAGTTCACAACAAATGCGGTCTTATTTATTCTCAACCATTAGTCACAAACTATGATTGGAAAGAGTAATTGAGTACACATAGGGCGAGAGTGGCTAACCATAGCAGTCAGTGGATCAGGGATATTGTGTCTCATTCTTTGAACACACTCTTTCCAATTTGTTGGTACCTCCATGGCACAAGCTGAAGGTCTTTCCATTTCTGCCTCCTTTCAGTTTCACCGAAATTTAGGGAAAAATAAATTGTTACTAAGCTGTGCTATAGCTCTTCATTTTTTTCGGTAAAATGTATAAATTCTGGGATAATAACTGAAATTACTTACCAGGCTCAAGGCAGGCAGGAACGAGCGCCATGTACGATGAGGTGAATAAGAATCTAGTGTGCTATCAAACTCATTAAAAGCACACATTATTGCAGTCATAATGTCTTCCTGCATATGTGAATCGTGGCAGAAAACAGCTGCTATGTCCTTGCCGGTTAATCGGATCATGCTTGGATTGTCAATTGATACCCGGacactgtttttttttaatgcaCAAGTGACACAATATAGCTACTTTTCAGTGTGGTAAAATGAATTGCATTAATTCGTCACCAGCACtttgtaacaaaacattgcttaTTTTTTAACGCGAATATGTACCTTTCTTTTTGATTTGTAGACTGTAGAGCTGTATGGCACATCTCCGTTACTTGAGCCATTGTTAATGTAGTGTAAAGGCTGTCCCAGAAGCGGAGGTCAAACGGAGAATTCTTGTTTGTGGTCATCATTTGTAGGTCAACAATCCCTATAATTGGCAAAAACCGTGATATTAATTTCCGTTTCTTGCACTAATTAGTTTTCACCACGTTTGTGCTCAAACTTGAATCAGTTAAGTGACAAGTTCGTTGTTCTTTTGGCGCAATATCATTAAATATGCCAATGGAAAGACATGGTTCTATTCAAAAATTCAGGTAAGTGTGGTTACCTCTACATGTACTTGTGTCAGGGGTAACATCAAAAATGGGCATTTGTTCGTTAAACGGATGCCGTCGCTTCAGATCTTTCCCATAAATCACGCCTGCATTAAAAACATAATTACTTCGTGTTAAATTAACAGAGGAGCTCATATTCATGTCTAACCTTTCgcatcattttcttttttatgaCGTGGCTGATTGTTTATAGGTTGGCTGAATAGTGTGTATTATTTATTGTTAATTATGAAATAGCTAATCAATCATTTACCATA
This window contains:
- the LOC120680445 gene encoding protein FAR1-RELATED SEQUENCE 7-like isoform X1; this translates as MGEAAQIWLPHPRSDENELRDQELVVNASVIERSPKPNIIRRAISGPDARMAPWEESAVSRALRGAQGRSNKPVFEPVLGASFNSCEEAKDFYNLYSWEIGFGIRYGRSRKNSNNYRTRQDLVCSCHGQSAAGSRKTCRRGCPAMIRLLRTQDHGWYISRFVQEHNHDLSESYAENKQWNSHSQIDALTKDFIRRLRNNNVSIGRVCSILGVGGSGEPAALRKETVRNVCTKLSQENMRNDLGKTLDLLQQMKDADPEMSVKFRVDAEGRLQSMLWCMGKNKSDYEQFGDAITFDTTYMTNLYKLPFGLFVGVNNHFQSVIFGGVLLTTESASDFEWAFSTFVSIMGGKYPRTILTDQSAAMARAIRTTLKHTRHRWCRWHVLKKAKQKLGNAYSKYSGFKKEFNKLITDETCKDDFELKWVSLTRKYNLRDNEFMKRLFYYRRMWAKPYFMDVFCAGMTSTQRSESANHMLKQVIQREAPMHQFVAKFNELLTTRTDDEGKQIHRTKQITNKLRLGVPIERHAQEIYTRAIYERFCYVLYKSMDCVILSRTNGNRFVVMHSKDINKDERKEYVVYFDVGSIINCSCGLFEHMGMVCRHSLKVLVSLDQYEIPPGNIMHRWTKAASRDFARNELRKKAGPMFDETDKMRKKLLLETVFQLANSTVSLPDDVFLGAMRALGHGSAAKETMERKLSGDRYSTVRENNNTLPSMLPARISKGGRPANTCMNSYLAESSRYGVKKAKKRGIVDPLDEEGPISKFPKMH
- the LOC120680445 gene encoding protein FAR1-RELATED SEQUENCE 5-like isoform X2; translation: MPPRRAISGPDARMAPWEESAVSRALRGAQGRSNKPVFEPVLGASFNSCEEAKDFYNLYSWEIGFGIRYGRSRKNSNNYRTRQDLVCSCHGQSAAGSRKTCRRGCPAMIRLLRTQDHGWYISRFVQEHNHDLSESYAENKQWNSHSQIDALTKDFIRRLRNNNVSIGRVCSILGVGGSGEPAALRKETVRNVCTKLSQENMRNDLGKTLDLLQQMKDADPEMSVKFRVDAEGRLQSMLWCMGKNKSDYEQFGDAITFDTTYMTNLYKLPFGLFVGVNNHFQSVIFGGVLLTTESASDFEWAFSTFVSIMGGKYPRTILTDQSAAMARAIRTTLKHTRHRWCRWHVLKKAKQKLGNAYSKYSGFKKEFNKLITDETCKDDFELKWVSLTRKYNLRDNEFMKRLFYYRRMWAKPYFMDVFCAGMTSTQRSESANHMLKQVIQREAPMHQFVAKFNELLTTRTDDEGKQIHRTKQITNKLRLGVPIERHAQEIYTRAIYERFCYVLYKSMDCVILSRTNGNRFVVMHSKDINKDERKEYVVYFDVGSIINCSCGLFEHMGMVCRHSLKVLVSLDQYEIPPGNIMHRWTKAASRDFARNELRKKAGPMFDETDKMRKKLLLETVFQLANSTVSLPDDVFLGAMRALGHGSAAKETMERKLSGDRYSTVRENNNTLPSMLPARISKGGRPANTCMNSYLAESSRYGVKKAKKRGIVDPLDEEGPISKFPKMH
- the LOC120680471 gene encoding uncharacterized protein LOC120680471 isoform X3, with amino-acid sequence MPIFDVTPDTSTCRGIVDLQMMTTNKNSPFDLRFWDSLYTTLTMAQVTEMCHTALQSTNQKESVRVSIDNPSMIRLTGKDIAAVFCHDSHMQEDIMTAIMCAFNEFDSTLDSYSPHRTWRSFLPALSLEAEMERPSACAMEVPTNWKECVQRMRHNIPDPLTAMVFLPILIKDNWHCFAFNMKSKHIHIQMPHCTSGNDVIEEDSVKQIGIILLDELIDIINDASVTKTAKVAEWTFKFDRIETLQALRGNGFAACLYALLFDGTIFRNDVFSELNSRTTDQSKQEISNVAVGCASKAAMFSLLLDRQENPVKLSDLLQLL
- the LOC120680471 gene encoding uncharacterized protein LOC120680471 isoform X2 encodes the protein MLRTENYISFVKKNIIAHSETEQFVDAPASTANAASSVRFDKTPHSAENHSYGVIYGKDLKRRHPFNEQMPIFDVTPDTSTCRGIVDLQMMTTNKNSPFDLRFWDSLYTTLTMAQVTEMCHTALQSTNQKESMIRLTGKDIAAVFCHDSHMQEDIMTAIMCAFNEFDSTLDSYSPHRTWRSFLPALSLEAEMERPSACAMEVPTNWKECVQRMRHNIPDPLTAMVFLPILIKDNWHCFAFNMKSKHIHIQMPHCTSGNDVIEEDSVKQIGIILLDELIDIINDASVTKTAKVAEWTFKFDRIETLQALRGNGFAACLYALLFDGTIFRNDVFSELNSRTTDQSKQEISNVAVGCASKAAMFSLLLDRQENPVKLSDLLQLL
- the LOC120680471 gene encoding uncharacterized protein LOC120680471 isoform X1 gives rise to the protein MLRTENYISFVKKNIIAHSETEQFVDAPASTANAASSVRFDKTPHSAENHSYGVIYGKDLKRRHPFNEQMPIFDVTPDTSTCRGIVDLQMMTTNKNSPFDLRFWDSLYTTLTMAQVTEMCHTALQSTNQKESVRVSIDNPSMIRLTGKDIAAVFCHDSHMQEDIMTAIMCAFNEFDSTLDSYSPHRTWRSFLPALSLEAEMERPSACAMEVPTNWKECVQRMRHNIPDPLTAMVFLPILIKDNWHCFAFNMKSKHIHIQMPHCTSGNDVIEEDSVKQIGIILLDELIDIINDASVTKTAKVAEWTFKFDRIETLQALRGNGFAACLYALLFDGTIFRNDVFSELNSRTTDQSKQEISNVAVGCASKAAMFSLLLDRQENPVKLSDLLQLL